From the genome of Natrinema marinum:
TCGAGGAGGTCGGCCTCGATGAGACACTGCGTCTCGAGGGTGAGATCGGTTAGATCACCCTGATACGAGTGGTGTTCGACGGCGCGACACACCTGTTGGACGAACGATTCGGGGTACTCGCCGCGGGACTCGAGGTACTCGCGGGCGACGCGCGCGCCGGCTTCGGCGTGGAGTTCTTGGTCGGTCTCGAGTTTGGCGACGTCGTGAAAGAGGGCGGCGACACGGGTGACGTCGACGTCTGCGCCCTCTTTCTCGGCGATCTCCGTCGAGAGGTCGACGACGTTGAGGATGTGGTTGTGCCGGTACTCGGCGGAGTGCCAGGGGTACCAGCGCATACGGCCGCCTTCCTCTTCTTTCTCGACGCTGGCCGAGAGGTACTCGAAGACGAAGCCTTTCATCGCCTCGAACTCGGCGTCGGACACCCTGGTCTCTTTTATTTCAACGCCCACGATAGATCCCTCCGCAGCAGACGAACGATAGTCATTACCGGAATGTTCGGTCGTTTCGTTCTTTAGCCTTTGGTTCGGAACGGTTTCGGTGAGAATTGACTGTTCGGTGATACGTTTTCGATCGCCGACGGTCCGCCGTCGTCCGCCGACTCGGTGACTGGGCCAAAATTCCCTCGTTCAGCAGGGATTGCCACGGTCTTCCGTTAAAGTCAAACAGTCGGCTCGGGAAAGGGTGAGTATGAGCAGCGAACAGGAAGCGGAATCGATCCGATGTCTCGTCGCCAAAGTCGGCCTCGACGGTCACGACAGGGGAGCCCACGTCATCGCGCGTGCGTTCCGTGACGCCGGCTTCGAAGTCATCTACTCCGGGCTTCACAAGTCGCCGGACGAAATCGTCCAGGCCGCCGTTCAGGAGGACGTCGACGTCCTCGGCATCTCCATCCTCTCCGGTGCCCACGACACGCTCGTCCCGAAGATCATGGACGGACTCGAGGAGTACGGCGCGAAAGACGACACGCTCGTTCT
Proteins encoded in this window:
- a CDS encoding HD domain-containing protein, yielding MGVEIKETRVSDAEFEAMKGFVFEYLSASVEKEEEGGRMRWYPWHSAEYRHNHILNVVDLSTEIAEKEGADVDVTRVAALFHDVAKLETDQELHAEAGARVAREYLESRGEYPESFVQQVCRAVEHHSYQGDLTDLTLETQCLIEADLLDKIGANGTALMLLRMGYEARTHMDADEMVERVLERGYDAAARVQSDTAESIAHQRLKRVKWFSEWLEDEIAALGE
- a CDS encoding cobalamin B12-binding domain-containing protein, encoding MSSEQEAESIRCLVAKVGLDGHDRGAHVIARAFRDAGFEVIYSGLHKSPDEIVQAAVQEDVDVLGISILSGAHDTLVPKIMDGLEEYGAKDDTLVLAGGVIPDEDREGLKDEGVAAIFGPGTSVEETIEFVRENAPQR